CGGAACTTACAGAAGAAGTGAGACGTCTATTGAAAAAGTTTGATGTAGTCAGCGTGAGGGAGGAAAGTGGAGTGAAAATCTGCCGCGATGTGTTTGATATAGAAGCTGTAAAAGTAGTTGATCCAACCCTCCTACTTTCTTCTTACGACAATCTTTGCGGAACGTACGACTGCAAAAAGGAAACAAAGAGTCTTGTTTATTTTCCATTCCATCGTAATGATAAAGAACAGGCCATTCTTGCCGATTTCGCCAAGTCTCATGGTCTGAAGGCTGTTTCGCTTCTTTCCTTCCGTCGTTCTCCAGGATTCACCCGCAAGATGTTTGTTCCACTTCGCCAATGGCTTAATAGTATAAGGTATGCCCGGCTGGTAGTGTCACATTCGTTCCATTGCATGGTGTTCTGTATCTTGTTCCATCGCCATTTCATTACCATCCCTATAAATGGACGCGGCACTCGACAACGCAATTTACTGACTATGCTTGGCATGGAAGACCATATCTGTGAGGATAACGATAAGCTGTCTGACTGCTTGGAGAAAATCTATACTAAGAAGATTGATTACGAACATATCGACGGAAAAATAAAAGAACTGAGAGATCATTCTTTGGATTTCCTAAGAAGTAGTATCTCGATGATTAGTGCAAAAAAGCAATGATATTGATATGAGAATAGCTCATTTGAATTGGACCTTAGCATATGGTGGCATTGAGACAATGCTTGTCAACATAGCAAACGAACAGGCTATGCAAGGTGCTGAGGTGTATATTATTGTAATAAATAACCGTATTAAGGAGGAACTTGTCAATAAGCTTAATTCTGAAGTTCATCTTATATTGATGAAGAGAAAGGCAGGTACAAGAAGCTTTTCTTCAATAAAACAACTTGACGCTGTTCTTTCTGACATCAATCCAGAAGTGATACATATTCATACAGGCAGTTTGTATGATGTCATCCCCTCAAAGTGGACAAGAAACAAATCATGCATTATTTGCAGGACTGTTCATGCCATTCCTCATGGCTCTTTCTGTTCGCCTTTCAGACTGATACGTTTGTTTCAACGGCTTATCTTGCATAAAGGTGGCAATGTTATGAATGTGAACCGGGTGGATAAAGTTTTTTCTATTAGCAAAGCTGTTGCCGCAGATTTGAAAAATAAATTCGGGGTTGATTCAACGGTTGTATGCAATGGTATTCTGTCGGATACTTTTAAAAAAAGAGAATACCGAATGTTTGATGGCGAACTGAAAATAGTCCAGGTGAGCCGTCTCGTACACGAGGAAAAAGGACAAGACCTGCTGATACAGGCGGCTGGTAAATTGACCGTCAAAGGCTATAAGTTAAAGATTGATTTCATCGGTGAAGGAAAGTCTCGTGATTTTTTAGAGTCATTAGTTCGGCAACTTGGCTTAGGCAGGAAAGTGTCATTTCTTGGACTAAAACCGCAAGAGTATATAAAATGTCATCTTAAGGACTATGATCTTTTTGTTCAGCCTTCGCGTGTTGAGGGCTTCGGCCTGACTGCTGCAGAAGCCATGGCTGCAAATGTACCGGTGTTGGTTTCGGCAGGCCAAGGACCGGCAGAAGTTACTGAAGACGACCTTTACGGCTGGATCTTCGACAATGGAGACAGCGACAGTTTGGCAAATCAGATAGAATACATTATTAACAATTACAACCAATGTCTGGGCAAGGCAAGGAAAGCTGCGGAGCATGTTGCCGCCAATTACGATGTAAAAGCTACAGCTCGTAGATATCTTGAAATGTATAAAAACATTTAAGAGGAAATAGCATCATGAAAAAACAAACTATAAAATCAATAACTCGCAATCTGCTTTATCGCTTTCGTCAGATTAAAACTGAACGGTTTTACCTCCTTATCATGCGCAAAAATGGCATTGCCAATAAAAAGGTTGTTGGAGAAAAGGAATGGGTTGAAAAATGGTCACAATTCGGACTGAAAGCAAAGCCTACACAATATAGGGTGTTTAGTCATTATATTGGTAATGATATAAACATCGTACCCGAAGATATTTGTCATGACTTCATTGAAACCATTTTAAATCCCATGCGTTTCCGAGGTTATTATGCAGATAAAAATGTTTTTGATAAACTGTTTCCTGAAAGTTACATGCCGCGGACTGTTCTGCGTAAAATGAATGGCACGTATTATGATGAAGCTTATCGACCAATTGAGATGACGGAATCAGTGTTTTTTCAAATCCTTAATCAATCAAAAATAGATAAGATTGTCATAAAGCCTAGTGTGGGAGGTATGTCTGGGCATGATGTCAGACTCTTTTGCAAAGACCGGGATGCTTCTCAATCGTGGAGGGATTCAAGCACAAAGACGTTATTGGATTTATCATACATTGAACATTATTACGGTTCAAACATGATTATTCAAGAAGTAGTGCAGCAAAGTGATTATATCAGTATGTTTAATTCTTCTTCAATCAATACATTGCGATTAAGCGTTTACCGTTCCGTTTCCGACAATGAGTGCTATGTTACGGGAGCAATAATGCGTATTGGAGGGAAAGGAAGTGTAGTTGATAATGCACATGCTGGTGGTTGTTTTGTTGGCATTCATCCAGATGGTTCTTTCTGCCACGAAGTCTGCAATCAATATGGACAGCAACAATCTACCTTTAATGATATTGATTTTACCAACAATTATCAATATCCTAACTGGTATAAAGTTATAGAATTTGCAAAGTCAGTTGGTAAGCATGTTCTTCATCATCGTCTGTTAGCATTAGATATTGTATTAGACAAAGACAATCATCCTCATTTGATAGAGTTTAATATTGAAGGTTACGCTTCATGGCTTTTCCAATATACAGTTGGTACTGCTTTTGGAGATTTTACTAATGAGATATTGCGCTATTGCCTGAAGAAACAAAAGGAAATAGAAGAAGTTATTTGTTTATGAGTAAATTATATAAATTATTGAAGTACCCCTTAAAGCCGTTCGCTAAGATTCTGGAGCGTCTATCGCCATACGTGAGAAACGACGAAACCTACCTGCGTTGGTATTACTTCTTTTGTATGAAAAAGAGACTGAATCTGACATCACCTACCACATACAATGAAAAGATAAACTGGCTGAAGCTTTACAACCGCAATCCTTTTTATACCACATTGGTTGACAAACTAAAGGTAAAGGATGTTGTGGCGCAGAAGATAGGTGACGAACATGTGATAAAGACTCTTGGCGTTTGGAAGCATGCAGAAGATATTGATTGGGACAAATTGCCCGACCGTTTTGTGTTGAAGACAACGCAAGGTGGGGGCAATGTCGGAATAATGATTTGTCGCGATAAATCCTCTTTCGACAAGGCGAAGGCCGTATCAAATATGAATGCTGCATTGAAGCAGAACCTCTATTATTCTTCTCGCGAATGGCCATATAAGGACGTAGAACCGATGATCTTTGCAGAAGAGTATATGGAAGACGAACATGGAGAACTGCGCGATTACAAATTCTTCTGCTTCAACGGTAAATGCAAGATGCTTTTTGTTGCCACAGAACGGCAGACTCGCGAAGAACCCTTTTTCAATTTCTTTGATGAGAACTACAATCCATTGCCTTTCAAACAAGAGCACCCTGTGAATCCCGTCATTCCCGAAAAGCCTGAAGGCTTTGATGAAATGAAGCGCATTGCAGAGGAATTGTCTAAAGGACTTCCCCATGTCCGCATGGATTTATATGTAATCAACGGAAAAGTCTATTTTGGAGAATATACGTTCTATCATTTTGGAGGTGCTATGCCTTTTGAACCTGCGGAGTGGGATTACAAGATAGGCGAGTGGCTGCAATTGCCTTCTTAATCCATGTATACATTGTAGAATAATGATACAAACAAGACAAGACTTAAAGCGTTTTCTTTATACGGAGGACGCATTGATGAGGCATCCCAACATGTTTCTAAAATGGTTGGGGCGTTCTGACGATTATCTTCCATTCCTATTGGTGAAATGTCTAAGGAAGTACGAATACTATAAGAATAAGAAAAGAAACTTCTTGGATATTATTCCATACGCTTGGTATATGTGGAATTTCCGCAGACTGAGAGTAAAGACTGGAATTATGCTTTTTCCTAACACTATTGACGAAGGGCTACTTTTGGTTCACCCAGGATTTAGACGAATCGATAAATTTGCTCATATAGGAAAGAATTGCACCATACTTCCCAATGTCCTTTTTGGTCTGAAGACTCCTGAAGGTGGATTTCAAGATATTAAAATTGGTGATAATTGTTATATAAGCACAGGAGTGACAATCTTGGCACCAGTAACAATAGGCAACAATGTAACTATAGGTGCAGGAGCCGTAGTTAACAAGGATGTTCCCGACAATTGTGTGGTAGGTGGAGTACCTGCCAAGATTCTAAAATACAAGGAATGATAATTGTGATCTGAATGCACAAAAACTTAATGTTCATATTCCAAAGCAAATGATAGCTCATCAAGAAAAAAGACAAGAGTATGTAGATGTCATCAAGGGATGGGCAATGTTGCTCATTGTCGTATTCCACTCATCATCTGGATTGTTTCCGAAGATGGTTCATTCACTCTTAGGTGGTGGAATGGATGTCGTTATATTCTTTATCGTTGCCGGCTTTTTTATTAAAAGTGAGCGCATGGTGAATCCTAAAAGCTTTCTGCAACCTAAATTGAAAACTCTTTATATTCCAGCAACAGTTATCTATGTCTGTGCGGTCTTGCTACATAATGTATTTGTTGACATTGGCTGGTATCCTCTTGGCGAAATCCACCCTGGCAACGGACAGCCTTTTCACTATTACGATGTGAAAGATTTCGCACTTGGTGTATTGAAGGCTCTTTGTTGTGCAGGAAGTGGTGAACTTGCAATGGGTGCAATGTGGTTTCTCTATACATTGCTTTATGCGATGACGGGACTAAGTTTATTGGCTTGGACGACAAAGAAGTTTGTTGATGATGAAAAACAGAGAGAAAAGATACTTATCATTATCTTGCTTACAGGTTTGATTGCCAGTTGTGTTTTAACACAGATTATTGGTTTAACCATCAACCGATTAAATGTTTCCATAACAGCTATGGCACTTATTTATCTTGGGAAGAAGGTTTATCAGGATTATCATTGGACTTTCGATAACACTTTCTATTTCATTATTAGCAGCTTGATATTTGTTTCTGTGGTTTTCTTGCAAAAGGATCATATTACGATGGCAAGGAACAAATACCAGGATATATTACAGTTGTGTATTGGGGGGTGTACTTTGTTGTATATGTGGGGGTATATTGCAAAACGGATAGTTTCGACCTGTGTGGGAAAGCTGTTAGCATCGATAGGTAGAGAGTCCTTATATGTGATGGCACTTCATATTGTAGGCTTTTTCATTTGTAATAGTCTTATGGAATTGTTAGGGGTTTATCAACAAGGTGATCCAAAAGGCATGTACACATATAAGATGCAAGGCAATATACTAATATTTATTTGTTATATGGTATTTGCCATAGGATTCTCTTTGACATCTATTAACCTGTTTCGCCGACTAAAGTCTATTATACTCCCAAACCGATGACTCCACGCATCTATTTCTTTGCTAATTTCGGTAACTGGAACCGCCAGCCATACGGCGGAGGTGAGATAGGCAACCGCCGTACACTCGGAATGATGCGGCAGGCTGGATATGATGTACACTTGATTGAGAAATATAATCGGGTGTATAAGCATACGCGGACGGATACAATTATTATTTCTTGTCTGATGATATGGGATATCGTCAAGTTTTTCTGTATTCTGTTATTTGGCCGGCGCAAGAACAGTTTGGTTCATATTGTTGGATTTTATGGCAGCACCATCTACTTTGAGCGTATTTTGGTCGGTATTTCTCACTTGTTGGGCTATCAGACGGTTTATGAGATGCGAGGTGGGGGCGCAGTCTTTCATTACCAAAACGATTCTGAACGTTATAGACATTGGTTTGCTGCTACCATCAGACAAGCGGATTACATCTTCAGCCAGGGGCAGGAAAATAAATCTCTCATAGACAGCATCGACCAGGGTAAACATTTCTTTTACTATCCTAATTGCGTCATGCGCGATTTCTGTCCCAAAGAATATCCTAGTAAGCCAACCAACCGCATCAATCTGCTTTATTTCGGGCGTGTGGCTAAGCGAAAGAATGTGGATGTCGTTGTTGATGCCTTCAATCTATTGGCTGCAAAATACAGTAACATCTATCTTGACATAGTAGGAAACTGTACAGAACCCACATACGCAGAGGAGATAAAAAGGCGTATAAGTGCCTCGGAATTTACCAACCGGATAACGATGCATCCTGCCTGCAGTCATGACAGGCTGAAAGAACATCTTGCCGACAAGCACTTTTATATCTTTCCGACCTCTGAACCACGAGAAGGACATAGCAATGCCCTCACCGAAGGAATGGCATGGGGACTAATTCCAGTAGCTACAGATATAGGCTTTAACCGAGCAATTGTTGGTGACGATATGTTAATAGTTAAGCAGCTTTCGGCAAAAGCCTTTGACGATATTGTTGCAAATGTTGTAGATAGCGGAAAGATTCAGGAACAATCAGAAAGAGCCTATCACCGCATACAAAGTAACTATACAGAGGATATTGTCTATAACAGATTGAAAGAGGAATACAATACTCTTTTCAGTTTGTGTCATACGACAAGAGAATCATGACTTCGTGACACAAAAATCATAAAGATGAGGTTTTACCCATACTTTACCCATACTCTATGCTGCTTCTAGGCATACTTTAGGCATACCCAAACTCTATGGCATAAATATGGCTAAAGCGAGAGTAAACGCTTTGAAAAGTGAATATACTTTGTGGCGCAACGATCATTCGTTTGTTGATATGCTCAGCAAGAAGTCGTGAATGAAAGATTTGGAGAATAAAAAAGAATGATGTATTTTTGCAATCGAAATGGATATTTCGGAAATGGCTGTTGCGATAATTAAGGTACAATAATTCAAAAGTTTATACAATGAGATTCTACGGCAGAGAACAGGAAATCGCCTTCCTGAGAGAGACTCGGGACACGGCTGAACGGGTGGCCCGCTTTACGGTGGTAACCGGTAGGAGGCGTATCGGCAAGACAACACTGATTAAGGAGGCTTACAAGGATGAGCCTTTCGTGTATTTCTTTGTGGCCAGAAAGGCGGAATCGGACCTCTGCGAGGTGTATCTGGAGGAGGTCAGCGAGAAGTTGGGCATTCCTACACTGGGCAGTAGCAGGCACTTCAGCGAGATATTCCGCTACCTGATGCAACTGTCGCAAACCCGGAGCTTTACGCTGGTGATAGACGAGTTTCAGGATTTCTTCAGAGTGAACAAGGCCTTTTACAGCGAGATGCAGGACATCTGGGACGAGTATGAGAAGACATCGAAGATGAACCTGGTGGTGTGCGGCAGCATCTACTCGCTGATGCAAAAGATTTTCAAGCAGAAGAAGGAACCTCTATATGGACGACAAACAGCAGAACTGAGGGTGAAGCCTTTCAAGCCTTCGGTGCTGAAGCAGATTATGGCAGATGCGAAGCCCGGATACACAAAGGAGGATCTGCTGGCCATGTTCACATTTACGGGTGGTGTGGCTAAATACGTGGGACAGTTGGTGGATGGTGGTGCGTTGGACAAGGATGCCATGATAAGGCACATCGTGAGCCCCAACTCGACATTCCTGAACGAGGGCAAGAATAATCTGATAGAGGAGTTTGGCAAGGATTATGGTATCTATTTCTCCATCCTGTCGTGCATTGCCAGGGGCAAGAACACTCGTAGCGAGATAGAGGATGTGATAGGCAAGGAGGTGGGGGGATATCTGACCAACCTGGCCGAGGATTATGAGTTGATTAGCAAGCGGCAGCCCCTGTTTGAGAAGAGCGCCAACAAGAACGTGCGCTACGAGCTAGACGACGTGTTCTATAGTTTCTGGTTCCGGTTTATCTTCAAATACAGCTATATTATCGAGATTGAGAACTATGCCAAGCTGCAGGAGATCATCGGGCGCGACTACAGCACATTCAGCGGACTGATGCTGGAGCGGTATTTCCATCGTGTGGTCATGGAGTCGGGTGAGTTTACACGTATTGGCCGTTGGTGGGACCGCAAGGGCGAGAACGAGATAGACATGATAGCCGAAGACGGGCTTTCGGATAGCGTGACGTTCTACGAGATTAAGCGTCAGGCGGATGAAATCAGCATGGGTGTGCTGAAACAGCGGGCTGAGGTGATGCTGCAGGCCACGCACGAGTGGAAGAAGTACGACATCCACCACAAGGGACTGAGTATGGAGGATATGTAACATTTCTATAAGGATGCTGAGACTTCAAGAATTGGACATCGTAGAATCTAAAGAGCAGTTGGCGCTTATCCCTGAAGGGAAAGTGCTGATTAACACCATTAATGCCCATTCCTATAACACAGCGCAAAGAGATGATGCGTTTGCTGAGGCGTTGTGTAACGGAGATTATCTGATTCCCGATGGAGCAAGCATCATCAAAGCTTGCCGATGGCTGAAAGCGAAGTCGCAGCCAAAGGAACGTATTGCTGGATGGGACCTGTTCGCCTTTGAAATGGGGAGAATTAACGTTAACCTTAACATTAACGATAACCATAACGGAAAAAAACGAGTGATGTTCCTCGGGTCAAGCGAGAGGGTGCTGACACAGATCCGGGAGTGTGCTGCCGTTGATTACCCGAATCTTGAGGTGGTGACCTATTCTCCGCCTTACAAGCCAGAGTTTTCGGACGAGGACAATCAGACGATGATAAGGGCCATCAACGATGCCAACCCCGACCTGTTGTGGATTGGCATGACGGCACCGAAACAGGAGAAATGGACCTACCAGCATTGGAATGAGCTCAACATTCACTGTCACTGCGGCACCATTGGGGCCGTGTTTGACTTCTATGCTGGTACTGCTAAACGTGCCCCGATGTGGTGGCAAAAGCATGCGTTAGAATGGCTTTACCGCCTGCTGATTGAGCCAAGACGCATGTGGCGACGCTATTTGATAGGCAACCCGCTGTTTCTGTGGAATATAATGAGAGAAAAATTTAATGGTGACCGATGACCTCAATTAGGAATTTTGTCATTCTGTTGCGTTGTGGTATGGGACTGAAGACCAAAGAGGGTCAGTGGCCTATGCCGGATGTTGACGGCGAACAAGAATGGCAACAGATGATGAGGATAGCCAAGAAACAGGCCGTACAAGGCGTGGTTGAACGTGGCATACGTATGATGCAGGAAGAGCAACGCCCACCGCGAAAGATAAACATGGCTGCCATGATGTTGAGCGATAAGATTGCCATGCTCAACAGAAGGGTTGACACAGCATGCGTCAAGGTAGCTGCCATGATGGAGAAAGAACATGCTGCGATTGAAGCGAGACTGGAGACTGCTGAAAATATTTCCCTCCGAGTGCCTTTGGGAACCAATATTCCGTTGGTGGCATTTCTTCTGGCGGCAACTACATTAGCATATAAAAAAACGAGCATCCACATTTGGGTGCTCGTTTCTTTGGTATTGGTATTGCTTATTCAGCAGTTTCCTCGTCGTTTGCCTTGAAGTTCTCGAGGTCCTCTACCTGGAAGGCCTTGATGTAAGCGGCCTTACCAAGGATATCCTCCTCGGCCATGCGAACATATACGTTAGCGCTCTTTGCGAACATCTCAGGTGCCTTAGCAGCATCGCGGAGGATGAGCAGACACATCACGAGCTCGGCTGTCATGTCGTAGAGACGGCGAGCCAGGAAGTCGTGAGCATCCTGATTGTCGAGAGCCTTAACAGCGGCGAGAGCCTCCTCGTAAACGGGGATGAGTTTCTCAACACGGGCCTTGAGAGCAGCGTTAGCCTCAGCAGGCAGTGCAGCCAGCATATCCTTGATGTTGTTGAGCATAGTGCCGTTGGTGATGTAGCGGATAGCAGCTACAACCTGCAACTGAGTGGTACCCTCGTAGATAGAGAAGATACGTGCGTCGCGGAACAGGCGCTGGCTCTTGTACTCCATGATGAAACCTGAACCACCGTGGATGCTGATAGCATCGTAAGCGTTCTGGTTGGCGTACTCGGAGTTCATACCCTTGGCCAGCGGTGTGAAGGCGTCGGCCAGGCGCTGGTACTTCTTGAGCTCCTGCTTCTCCTCGGCGGTGAGGGCACGGTCGCGGGCAATGTCCTCGAGGCACTTGTAGACGTCGACGTAGCAGGCTGTCTCGTAGAGCAGCGTACGGCCGGCATCGAGCTTAGCCTTCATACGACTTAGCATGTCGTACACGGCGGGGAAGTTGATGATCTTGTCACCGAACTGCTGACGCTCCTTAGCGTAAGCCAGACCCTCGTTGTAAGCCTCCTGTTCGACACCTACACTCTGTGCGGCGATACCCAGACGGGCACCGTTCATCAGAGCCATCACGTACTTGATAAGACCCAGACGTGTGCTACCGCAGAGCTCGGCCTTAGCGTTCTTATAGGTGAGCTCACAGGTAGGTGAGCCGTGGATACCCAGCTTGTGCTCGATGTGACGTACGTCAACACCGCCCTGGCGCTTGTCGTAGATGAACATTGACAGACCACGTCCGTCCTTGGTGCCCTCCTCAGAACGAGCCAGCACCAGGTGGATGTCGCTATCACCGTTGGTGATGAAGCGCTTAACACCATTCAGGCGCCAGCAGTTCTCCTTCTCGTCGAAGGTGGCCTTCAGCATCACACGCTGCAGGTCAGAACCGGCATCGGGCTCCGTGAGGTCCATCGACATACCCTCACCAGCGCAAACGCGGGGGATATACTTCTGGCGCTGCTCCTCAGAACCGAACTCATACAGGGTATCGATACAGCTCTGCAAGCTCCAAATATTCTGGAATCCGGCATCAGCAGCCGAGATCATCTCAGAGAGCATGGAGAATACTGCGTTAGGCAGGTTCAGACCGCCGTAACGGCGAGGCATTGATACACCCCACAGACCAGCCTTACGGGTGGCGTCGAGGTTCTCGTAAGTCTTAGAGGCGTAGATCATACGACCATTCTCGAGGTGTGGACCTTCGAGGTCGACGCTCTCAGAGTTTGGCTCGATGATATTGGCAGCCACGTCGCCAGTGATGTCGAGGATCTGCTTGTAGTTCTCGATGGCATCGCCCAGGTCAACGGGGGCGTAGTCATATTCTTTCGCATCAGCGAAACCCTTTTCTTTCAGCTCAACGATACGAGCCATCAGGGGGTGGTTCAAGTAGAACCCGATCTCAGGATGATCGCTATAATAATTAGCCATAATATTATTCTTTCTTTAATTCTTTATAGTCGTCATAAATATTCCAAGAAAACAGAAAGGCAAGGCTGGCACCCATGATTCTCAAGAAAATAGAATTGTCGGGAAAACATGCCACGCCAACATTTAATATCGCAGCAATTGCATCAAGGAATAATTTAATCTTAGCCTTCATTTATTTCGAGTTCTGCTTATAGTACTTAATGAGCTTAGGAACTACCTCTTCTACAGTACCAACAATCACGTAGTCAGCAATCTTGTTGATGGGCGCATCGGGATCGCTGTTGATCGAGATGATGATGCCCGAGTCCTGCATACCAGCGATGTGCTGAATCTGTCCGGAGATACCACAGGCGATATATACCTTTGGATGAACGGTAACACCTGTCTGACCAATCTGACGGTCGTGATCCAACCAGCCAGCGTCAACAGCAGCACGGCTACCACCAACCTCACCATGAAGCACCTTTGCCAGGTCGAACAGCAGGTCGAAGTTCTCCTTGCTCCCCATACCGTAACCACCGGCTACAACGATAGGCGCACCCTTCAGGTTGTGCTTGGCAGCCTCTACGTGGTGATCGAGCACCTTTACTACGAAGGCCTCGGGACTTACATACTTGCTTACCTCGGGGTAAACAACCTCCTTGCGGCACTCGCCATTGTACAGGGCCTTCTGCATTACGCCAGAGCGTACAGTAGCCATCTGTGGACGGTGGTCGGGGTTCACGATGGTAGCTACGATGTTACCACCGAAGGCAGGACGAATCTGATAAAGCAGATTGTCATAATGCTTACCAGCTTTATTGTCGTCATAAGGACCAATCTCCAGCTCTGTGCAGTCTGCAGTCAGACCAGAGGTGAGTGATGACGATACACGTGGACCGAGGTCGCGACCAATCACGGTAGCACCCATCAGGCAGATCTGTGGCTGCTCCTCCTTGAAGAGGTTAACCAGAATATCAGTGTGGGGAGCTGAGGTGTAAGGGAACAGGTCCTTAGCGTCGAAAACAAACAGCTTGTCAACACCGTAAGGCAGAATCTGATCCTCAACCTTACCAGAAATACCGGTACCGGCAACAACGGCGTGCAGCTCTACGTTCAGTTCATTGGCGAGCTTGCGACCCTTGGTCAGCAACTCCTGAGAAACTTCTTGAACAGTTGTTCCTTCGATTTCTACATAAACAAAAACATTATTCATATCTCGTTATCCAATGATTTTCTCTTCCAACAATTCTTTGATCATTCCCTCGATATCAGCATCAGAAGCCGTCAAAGTCTTCGACTCCTTAGCTTGGAACACGATGTTCTTGATGGCCTTAACCTTGGTAGGTGAGCCACTCAGACCGCACTGGTTTACATCGCCATCCACGTCGGCCACGCTCCACTGGTTGAGTGTGAGCTCGGGGCGCTCATCGTACAGATAGTCGTAGGCAGTACCCTCGGCAGGACGCTCCATAGGACAGGTAGCGCGCTTGTACTTCATCACCAGCTTAGCATTCTGGGGGCGACAAGGAGCAGCGCTTCCGTTCACGGTGATTACAACTGGCAGAGGAGCCTCCACAGTCTCAACACCACCGTCGATCACACGCTTGATGGTAGCCTTACCATCCTTAACGCTGAGTACCTCCTCGGCGTAAGTAACCTGATTGAGGCCCAGTTTCTGAGCCACCTGAGGACCTACCTGAGCGGTATCACCGTCGATAGCCTGACGACCACCAATCACGATGTCAACATCGCCAATCTTCTTGATGGCAGTAGCCAGAGCATAAGAAGTAGCGAGGGTATCAGCACCAGCGAAGAGACGGTCGGTAAGCAACCAACCTGTATCAGCGCCACGATAAAGTCCCTGACGGATAATCTCACCTGCACGTGGAGGACCCATCGTGAGGATTCCTACTGTTGAGCCTGGGTTCTGCTCCTTCAGGCGAAGGGCCTGCTCCAGGGCATTTAAGTCTTCGGGGTTGAAGATTGCGGGTAGGGCAGCACGGTTAACTGTGCCTTCGGCTGTCATGGCATCCTTACCCACATTTCGGGTGTCTGGCACCTGCTTGGCCAGAACAACAATTTTTAAAGCCATATTATATAATAATGTGTAAATAAGATATTTCTTTTTTTTGCGGGTGCAAAGTTACTTCTTTTCTATCATTTGGCAAAGTAAA
This region of Prevotella sp. E13-27 genomic DNA includes:
- a CDS encoding ATP-grasp fold amidoligase family protein, giving the protein MSKLYKLLKYPLKPFAKILERLSPYVRNDETYLRWYYFFCMKKRLNLTSPTTYNEKINWLKLYNRNPFYTTLVDKLKVKDVVAQKIGDEHVIKTLGVWKHAEDIDWDKLPDRFVLKTTQGGGNVGIMICRDKSSFDKAKAVSNMNAALKQNLYYSSREWPYKDVEPMIFAEEYMEDEHGELRDYKFFCFNGKCKMLFVATERQTREEPFFNFFDENYNPLPFKQEHPVNPVIPEKPEGFDEMKRIAEELSKGLPHVRMDLYVINGKVYFGEYTFYHFGGAMPFEPAEWDYKIGEWLQLPS
- a CDS encoding sugar-transfer associated ATP-grasp domain-containing protein, with translation MKKQTIKSITRNLLYRFRQIKTERFYLLIMRKNGIANKKVVGEKEWVEKWSQFGLKAKPTQYRVFSHYIGNDINIVPEDICHDFIETILNPMRFRGYYADKNVFDKLFPESYMPRTVLRKMNGTYYDEAYRPIEMTESVFFQILNQSKIDKIVIKPSVGGMSGHDVRLFCKDRDASQSWRDSSTKTLLDLSYIEHYYGSNMIIQEVVQQSDYISMFNSSSINTLRLSVYRSVSDNECYVTGAIMRIGGKGSVVDNAHAGGCFVGIHPDGSFCHEVCNQYGQQQSTFNDIDFTNNYQYPNWYKVIEFAKSVGKHVLHHRLLALDIVLDKDNHPHLIEFNIEGYASWLFQYTVGTAFGDFTNEILRYCLKKQKEIEEVICL
- a CDS encoding glycosyltransferase family 4 protein — translated: MRIAHLNWTLAYGGIETMLVNIANEQAMQGAEVYIIVINNRIKEELVNKLNSEVHLILMKRKAGTRSFSSIKQLDAVLSDINPEVIHIHTGSLYDVIPSKWTRNKSCIICRTVHAIPHGSFCSPFRLIRLFQRLILHKGGNVMNVNRVDKVFSISKAVAADLKNKFGVDSTVVCNGILSDTFKKREYRMFDGELKIVQVSRLVHEEKGQDLLIQAAGKLTVKGYKLKIDFIGEGKSRDFLESLVRQLGLGRKVSFLGLKPQEYIKCHLKDYDLFVQPSRVEGFGLTAAEAMAANVPVLVSAGQGPAEVTEDDLYGWIFDNGDSDSLANQIEYIINNYNQCLGKARKAAEHVAANYDVKATARRYLEMYKNI
- a CDS encoding polysaccharide pyruvyl transferase family protein, with product MKISILTFSKETNFGANLQCYALCKTLQDMGHDVKIIDIQLPERKASCISRIIRLPEKFFFKVFQKKHLDIFTRKYVSVDDLKYNPPKSDLCIVGSDQVWSPQLTQRLDPLVYFFSFLPDGTRRISYAASFGTEVWNNPELTEEVRRLLKKFDVVSVREESGVKICRDVFDIEAVKVVDPTLLLSSYDNLCGTYDCKKETKSLVYFPFHRNDKEQAILADFAKSHGLKAVSLLSFRRSPGFTRKMFVPLRQWLNSIRYARLVVSHSFHCMVFCILFHRHFITIPINGRGTRQRNLLTMLGMEDHICEDNDKLSDCLEKIYTKKIDYEHIDGKIKELRDHSLDFLRSSISMISAKKQ
- a CDS encoding acyltransferase family protein: MIAHQEKRQEYVDVIKGWAMLLIVVFHSSSGLFPKMVHSLLGGGMDVVIFFIVAGFFIKSERMVNPKSFLQPKLKTLYIPATVIYVCAVLLHNVFVDIGWYPLGEIHPGNGQPFHYYDVKDFALGVLKALCCAGSGELAMGAMWFLYTLLYAMTGLSLLAWTTKKFVDDEKQREKILIIILLTGLIASCVLTQIIGLTINRLNVSITAMALIYLGKKVYQDYHWTFDNTFYFIISSLIFVSVVFLQKDHITMARNKYQDILQLCIGGCTLLYMWGYIAKRIVSTCVGKLLASIGRESLYVMALHIVGFFICNSLMELLGVYQQGDPKGMYTYKMQGNILIFICYMVFAIGFSLTSINLFRRLKSIILPNR
- a CDS encoding serine O-acetyltransferase, producing the protein MIQTRQDLKRFLYTEDALMRHPNMFLKWLGRSDDYLPFLLVKCLRKYEYYKNKKRNFLDIIPYAWYMWNFRRLRVKTGIMLFPNTIDEGLLLVHPGFRRIDKFAHIGKNCTILPNVLFGLKTPEGGFQDIKIGDNCYISTGVTILAPVTIGNNVTIGAGAVVNKDVPDNCVVGGVPAKILKYKE